Proteins encoded within one genomic window of Camelina sativa cultivar DH55 chromosome 19, Cs, whole genome shotgun sequence:
- the LOC104767169 gene encoding purple acid phosphatase 5-like, which translates to MNLNRLELFCYAVVLLSIFAVSHAGVTSSYVRVSEPSEEMPLETFPPPAGLNAPEQVHITQGDHAGRGMIISWVTPLNLDDGSNIVRYWNADTDGSEKMSAVASTSTYRYYDYTSGYLHHATIKGLEYDTKYFYELGTGRSIRQFNFMTPPKVGPDVAYTFGVIGDLGQTYASNQTLYNYMSNPKGQAVLFAGDLSYADDHPNHDQRKWDSYGRFVEPSAAYQPWIWAAGNHEIDYAQYLGETQPFKPYMNRYHVPYRASQSTSPLWYSIKRASAYIIVLSSYSAYDKYTPQNSWLQDELKKVNRSETPWLIVLVHAPWYNSNNYHYMEGESMRVTFEPWFVENKVDIVFAGHVHAYERSERVSNIKYNITDGMSTPVKDQSAPVYITIGDGGNIEGIANSYTDPQPSYSAFREASFGHAMLEIKNRTHAHYTWHRNKDDEPIIADAIWLKNRYYLPEEETA; encoded by the exons ATGAATTTGAATCGTTTAGAACTCTTTTGCTATGCGGTCGTGTTGCTAAGCATCTTCGCTGTGAGCCACGCCGGAGTCACCAGTAGCTATGTCAGAGTATCTGAACCATCCGAAGAAATGCCACTCGAAACCTTTCCTCCACCCGCCGGTTTAAACGCTCCGGAACAA GTTCACATAACACAAGGAGATCACGCTGGTCGAGGTATGATTATCTCGTGGGTAACGCCTTTAAACTTGGACGATGGTTCCAATATCGTTAGATATTGGAACGCTGATACTGATGGTAGTGAAAAGATGAGTGCTGTAGCGTCAACGTCTACCTATAGATACTACGACTACACATCTGGTTATCTTCACCATGCCACCATTAAAGGGCTTGAG tATGATACCAAGTATTTCTACGAGCTTGGAACTGGTCGCTCCATTAGACAATTCAACTTCATGACTCCACCAAAAGTTGGTCCAGATGTTGCTTACACATTCGGTGTCATAG GTGATCTTGGACAAACCTATGCCTCCAACCAGACATTGTACAATTACATGTCGAACCCAAAAGGCCAAGCGGTGCTTTTTGCCGGAGACTTGTCTTACGCTGATGATCATCCTAATCACGACCAAAGAAAATGGGATTCATATGGCCGGTTTGTGGAACCAAGCGCCGCGTACCAGCCTTGGATCTGGGCCGCAGGGAACCACGAGATTGATTATGCCCAATATTTA GGCGAGACACAACCCTTCAAGCCGTACATGAACCGCTACCATGTTCCCTACAGAGCCTCACAGAGTACTTCTCCGCTTTGGTACTCCATCAAACGAGCCTCCGCTTACATCATCGTACTCTCCTCTTACTCAGCTTATG ACAAGTACACTCCTCAGAACTCGTGGCTCCAGGATGAGCTCAAGAAAGTTAACCGATCAGAGACTCCCTGGTTGATTGTTCTTGTTCATGCGCCGTGGTACAATAGCAACAATTATCACTACATGGAAGGTGAGAGCATGAGAGTTACGTTCGAGCCATGGTTCGTCGAAAACAAAGTCGATATCGTCTTTGCTGGTCATGTTCATGCCTACGAGCGATCAGAGCGCGTCTCCAACATTAAGTACAATATCACTGATGGAATGAGTACTCCGGTGAAAGACCAATCTGCACCCGTTTACATCACCATTGGAGATGGAGGCAACATCGAAGGAATCGcaaacag TTACACGGATCCGCAACCAAGTTATTCCGCCTTTAGGGAGGCCAGTTTCGGACACGCCATGCTTGAGATAAAGAACAGGACTCATGCCCATTACACTTGGCATAGGAACAAAGATGACGAGCCTATTATTGCCGATGCTATTTGGTTGAAGAACAGATACTACTTGCCGGAGGAGGAGACAGCTTAG
- the LOC104767170 gene encoding peroxidase 15, whose amino-acid sequence MARIGSFLVLLYLTYALTLCICDDDESNYGGERGNLFPGFYRSSCPRAEEIVRSVVANAVARETRMAASLMRLHFHDCFVQGCDGSLLLDTSGSIVTEKNSNPNSRSARGFEVVDEIKAALESECPNTVSCADALTLAARDSAVLTGGPSWMVPLGRRDSTSASLSGSNNNIPAPNNTFNTIVLRFNNQGLDLTDVVALSGSHTIGFSRCTSFRQRLYNQSGNGSPDTTLEQSYAANLRQRCPRSGGDQLLSELDINSAGRFDNSYFKNLIENMGLLNSDQVLFSSNEQSRELVKKYAEDQEEFFEQFAESMVKMGNISPLTGSSGEIRKNCRKINNS is encoded by the exons ATGGCAAGAATCGGAAGCTTTCTCGTTCTTCTATATCTTACTTACGCTCTTACTCTCTGCATCTGCGACGACGACGAGAGTAACTATGGCGGTGAGAGAGGGAATCTCTTTCCAGGTTTCTACCGCAGCTCGTGCCCTAGAGCCGAAGAAATTGTGAGGTCAGTTGTAGCCAATGCTGTTGCAAGGGAGACTCGTATGGCTGCTTCCCTCATGAGGCTTCATTTCCATGATTGTTTCGTTCAG GGCTGTGATGGATCGTTGCTTTTAGACACAAGTGGGAGTATAGTTACTGAGAAGAACTCAAACCCTAACAGCAGATCGGCCCGCGGGTTTGAAGTTGTTGACGAGATCAAAGCTGCACTGGAGAGTGAATGCCCTAACACTGTTTCTTGTGCTGACGCCTTAACTCTAGCTGCTAGAGACTCCGCTGTTCTT ACTGGTGGACCAAGCTGGATGGTTCCTTTGGGAAGAAGAGATTCGACAAGTGCAAGTTTGAGTGgatcaaacaacaacatccCTGCACCTAACAACACTTTCAACACAATTGTCTTGAGATTTAACAATCAAGGTCTTGACCTCACCGACGTTGTTGCTTTATCTG GGAGCCACACCATTGGATTCTCTAGATGTACTAGTTTTAGACAAAGACTTTACAACCAATCTGGAAACGGAAGTCCCGACACAACCTTAGAGCAATCCTACGCTGCTAACTTGCGCCAAAGGTGCCCTAGATCTGGTGGGGATCAGTTACTGTCGGAGCTGGACATCAACAGTGCCGGAAGGTTTGATAACAGCTACTTCAAGAACTTGATCGAGAACATGGGACTGTTGAACTCGGACCAAGTCTTGTTCTCTAGCAATGAACAATCGAGAGAGCTCGTGAAGAAGTATGCAGAGGATCAAGAAGAGTTCTTTGAGCAGTTCGCAGAATCGATGGTCAAGATGGGGAACATCTCTCCCTTGACAGGTTCGAGTGGTGAAATCAGGAAGAATTGCAGGAAAATTAATAACTCTTGA
- the LOC104768206 gene encoding glycine-rich RNA-binding protein 1-like, producing MSETDSVDDFVGFADIVGRIKAYEEHLGEETKSEDQGKLMFSNSSNNRGGYNGFQGGNRGGYNRGGYNRGSYNKGDYNKGGNTRGGYGRGDYGRGGYNRGGYGRGNYGDSFGRARGQGRSNGQNLGEEAIY from the exons ATGAGTGAGACCGATTCGGTTGACGATTTTGTAG GATTTGCAGATATAGTTGGGAGAATAAAGGCGTATGAAGAACATTTAGGGGAAGAGACCAAAAGTGAAGATCAAGGAAAACTTATGTTTTCAAATTCTAGTAACAATCGTGGAGGTTACAATGGTTTCCAAGGAGGAAACAGAGGAGGTTATAACAGAGGAGGTTATAACAGAGGAAGTTATAACAAAGGAGACTATAACAAAGGAGGCAACACTCGAGGTGGATATGGTAGAGGTGATTATGGTCGAGGTGGATACAATAGAGGCGGATATGGTAGAGGAAACTATGGTGATAGTTTTGGTAGAGCCAGAGGTCAAGGGAGATCTAATGGCCAAAACCTAGGAGAAGAAGCCATATACTAG